The Desulfovibrio psychrotolerans genome includes the window TGCCATCCTGACGCTGCGGGCGGAAAAACAGCACGCCGAATCGCTCTTTGACACTGCGCTTGGCGCGCTGGCGGGAGCAAGACCGTTTGTTATCATTAATGCGAACGGGGATATACTTCGGCTGGATGATCGCACAGTGCCGCTGCTGGGCCTTTCCGGCACGGCGGAAGAGCATGTGTGCAGGCCCCTTGCCTCTCTGCCCGGACAGGCGGGCAGCATTGGTTCCCTTGCGGAACGGGCTTTGCGTGAAAAACATGCGGTTTATGAAGAGGTTTCCGGACTGCCGGGGCACTCGTCCGGCACCTGCCTGCTTGTTACGGCAGAACCGCTCATGACGCCTTCCGGCAGCATGCTCGGTGCTTGTATTTTCCTTACTGACCTTACCGAACAGCGGGAGCTGGAGAGGGAAGCCGTTGCCCGCAAAGTGCACACGGCGGAAATGACCACTCAATCGCTCCGTGCGGCACAACAGGTGAGCGATGCCTCGGAACATCTTGCAGAACGCATACAGAGTGCCAATGCGGGAGCTACGCAGCAGCAGGAGCGCACCACGGAAACAGCCACCGCCATGGAGCAGATGAACGCCACGGTCATGGAGGTTGCCCGGAGTGCGGGAGAGGCGGCGGAACTGGCTTCTACCACGCGTGAGCATTCTTCACGAGGTGCAGAGCGCATGCAGCATCTGGAACATTCCATCGCCGGGGGGGCACAGTCATTTCCAACCTGAGCGAACGCATTGCCGATCTGGGCACGCGCGCCGTGGACATAGGACAGGTGATGAACGTCATTAACGACATCGCGGACCAGACCAACCTGCTGGCTCTGAACGCGGCCATTGAGGCTGCCCGTGCGGGAGATGCCGGGCGGGGATTTGCCGTGGTTGCCGACGAGGTGCGCAAGCTGGCAGAAAAAACCATGACCGCCACCAAGGAAGTGGGCAGCGCCATCCAGTCCATACAGGAAAGCTCCAAGGCCGCGGGCAGTGAAATGCAGCAGGCCCTTGCTGCCGTGCAGGAAGTGACGGAAAGCGCCAACGCCTCCGGTCTGGCGCTGCGCAGGATTGTGGAGCTTGCGGATAAGACCAGCATGCAGGTGCAGTCCATAGCCACAGCCGCTGAGGAGCAGTCTGCCACCTCGGAACAGATAAACCGGGCCGTGGAAGAGATAACCCGCATTGCCACAGACACCATGGAGACCATGAACCTTGCGGCAACAGACGTTTTTGGCCTTTCCGGCAGGGCAAGCGACCTTAAGCTTATCATCTCGCGCATGCAAAACGGAGAAGACCACGCCTGCACCGAGGCCCATGCAGACGGCAAGGCCGTTCCGTGCTGGGTGCACAAGAACTGCGGAAGGGAAAAAGGCGGCAAAAAGGAAAAAGAAATGGGCGTGTGCCCCGCATGGCCCGACCATGGCTTCAGTTGCGCCTCGGTTACCGGAACCTACTGCGGCGGGGTGGTGCAGGAAACCTTTGCCAAAAAGATAGCCAACTGTGCCAAGTGCGACTTTTTTAAAAGCACCCACTATGACCGGGAAAGTATACACGCGGCCTTTGAAAAGGCGCCCTCCGGCCCCGGCCTCAAGCCCCGTATACCGCTTCGCTGAACAGCTGCGCTGTGCCCCGCGGCAGGCGGCATTGCCCCCTTGCCCGCAATACCGCCTGAGTGCAACGAACACCCGCTCCGCAGGTTCCCCGAAAAAACGGTGGTGCTTCTCTCAGTAAATATTCAGTGCGGGCGGGCGGATATTCCGCTATGTGCAGAGAGCTGGATATTTCACGGCCCGTAGCAGATTGCCATTTTTCCGGGGCCTGCTATGGTGCCTATAGTCAAAGGAGTGTGCCATGGGAAAAAATCCGTTCCCCCCGCTGACGGAATGGCTGGAAGCAAAGGCCGCCAAGATTGCCATGCTGGAGGAGAAGGCCCGCATCTCTCTGCATGAGGAGCAGGATCAGGCCCGATACAAACAGCTTATGCTTGAAAAGGCCAGCCTGCTGGCAACCCTTGCAGACGAGGCTGCCCCGTTTACCGCGCAGCTGCCGCAACCGACGCGCAACATGGTGGAAGAGGGGCTTGCCCGATTTTCGCACAGCGCCATGGTGGCGAAACGGGTGGGTTCCGTTTTCTACATGTCTGCCCTGCTCTACCCGGAGGACCACAGGCCGGGAGAGAAGAACGACCTTGAAATATTCATGGACTCGGTACGGCAGGCAGCCAAGTCTGCCTGAGATACGCCCCCAACAGACGCGGAACATCTACAGTGCCTGAAGGCGCAACACCAACAAACGCGGGGCGGGGAGTAGTGCACTACTCCCCGCCCCGTTCATTTCTGCCTGCCGTTCTGGTGCTTTTCGCACTCCGCCCGCACTCCGGCGGGCAGCCGGATCAGGATTTCATATTCACAAACTGTAGCGGCACATCGTACTCCCCTGCCCGGAGCAGGGTGATCACTTCCTGCAATTCGTCAATTTTCTTTCCGGTAACGCGCACCTGCTCATCCTGAATGGCAGCCTGCACCTTAAGCTTGGTGGCTTTGATATCCTTGACGATTTTTTGCGCCTGTTCCTTGGAAATGCCTTCCCGTATATGCACCTCGCGCTTTACCGCTCCGCGCGATGTGGGTTCCATATTCTTGAACTCCAGCACCTTGGGATCCAGCTTGCGCTTTATGCAGTGGGCCTGCAGCATTTCGCCCACAGCCTTTATCTTCATCTCATCAGCGGTGACAATGCTGACACGCTTGGAACCCTTATCCAGCGTGATTTCCGTCTGAGAACCGCGAAAATCGAAGCGCGTTTCCACTTCCTTTTTCACGTTGTTCACGGCGTTGTCCAGTTCCTGCAAGTCCACCTTGTTCACAACGTCAAATGAGGGCATTCTGGATTCCTCCGTTTCTTTGGCATCCGGCCAGTATTCTCTTGGGCGGGTTGTAGCAGAAGCGCCCGCCGGATTCAAGCCGGCAGGCCGTTTCCCGGTTAATCCCGGCCCTTGCCGCCTTCCGGTTCTTCGCCGAGTATCTTTACAGATGGGTCCATGCGGGTCCCTCGCTTTTCTGCACAGGCTTCTTCCGCACGACCCGCAGGCGGGGCGACAATTCCTTTTCCGGCACGCGGCGGTCTTGCGCCTGTCTGAACTTTCTGAGTCCCTTTGCTTCTGCCGCCTGCACTCCCCGCAGCCTTCTGCGTTCTGCCGGGTACGACCGATCCCGCCTTGCCGGTACCGGGGGATTTTCCCCCATCGGGGGCGTTCTGCGGCGGCAGAGGGTGAAGAATGCCGCGTACGTTACCCGCATGAGGGGCGGGTTGCCTTGGCGGGCGCTGATTGCGCAGCGCATCCGGCGTCTCATGCTCCACCTGGGTGGGCATGAAGGCACGGGCCACCCTTTTGGGACGGGGCACCCGTGGTACCTTGGCGGGACGCGCGTCCATGCTCCGCCTGTCTTCGCTGTAATCAAAACCGGGAACGAGGCAGACGGGAAGCGATTCTCCCATGGCGCGTTCCAGCGTGCGCACCATGGGCTCATCTTCGGGCGTGACAAAAGTGATGGCCTTTCCCGTGCGGCAGGCTCTGCCCGTTCGGCCTATACGATGGATGTAGGTATCTACCGTGGGCGGAAAATCGTAGTTAATGACATGGGATACGGAAGAAATATCCAGCCCGCGGGCGGCGATGTCCGTAGCCACAAGAACGGCATACTTGCCCCGCCTGAATCCTTCCAGCGCGGCCTGCCGCCGCCTTTGGGACAGGTTGCCCTGCAGGCAGGCCACATTGAACCCCACCTTGCCCAGTTGCTGCCACAGCCGCCGCGCCCCGTGCCTGGTGCGGGTGAACACCAGCATGGAATCATACCCCAGCGTGCGCAGCATGGTCTTGAGCAGAGGGGTTTTGAGGTGCGGGGCAACGGGATACAGGGCATGGGAGACGGTTTCTGCCGGGCAGGCGGTATTTACCTCCACAAGCACGGGATGCCGCATATTGTCTTCCACCAGCGCCTGCACGGGTTCCGGCATGGTGGCGGAAAACATGAGAGTCTGCCGCCGGGTACGGGTAAGCCGCAAAATTTCGCGCACATCGTCCAGAAAACCCATGTCGAACATCATGTCGGCTTCGTCCAGAACCAAAATCTCCACAGCGGAAAGGTCTACCGTGCCCTGCCGCACATGGTCGAGCAGCCGCCCCGGACAGGCCACAAGAATTTCTGCCCCCGCCCGCATCTGGAGAACCTGACCGTGGAAGCCCACCCCGCCGAAGATGGGCACGCTGCGCAGCCGCGTGCGCCGCGCAAAGAGGCGGATATCGTCATGGATCTGCCCGGCAAGTTCCCGGGTGGGAGCCACCACCAGCCCGCGCACCACGTTCAGGGGGCCTTCGTGCAGGCTGTCCAGCATGGGCAGGACAAAGGCCGCCGTTTTGCCCGTGCCTGTCTGGGCAAGCCCGAGCACATCCCTGCCCTCCATGGCGGGGGGAATGGCCCGCTCCTGAATGGGCGTGGGCGCGATGAAGCCTTGTTCCGCCACGGTTTCCAGCAGGCTGGGGTGCAGGGAAAAATGGGTGAAGCTCAACGGTGCTCCCTTTACGACAGATTCCGCAGGTCAGGACTATTACACTGATCAGATGTATCTGACCGGACTAACTGGGCGAACTGGGCAAGCTGTTCAGGCGGGCAGAGTCCGTTCCTGCAC containing:
- a CDS encoding methyl-accepting chemotaxis protein — translated: MVNTPQMLLHRITSGKTADLALLRADSPAGRAACAILTLRAEKQHAESLFDTALGALAGARPFVIINANGDILRLDDRTVPLLGLSGTAEEHVCRPLASLPGQAGSIGSLAERALREKHAVYEEVSGLPGHSSGTCLLVTAEPLMTPSGSMLGACIFLTDLTEQRELEREAVARKVHTAEMTTQSLRAAQQVSDASEHLAERIQSANAGATQQQERTTETATAMEQMNATVMEVARSAGEAAELASTTREHSSRGAERMQHLEHSIAGGAQSFPT
- a CDS encoding methyl-accepting chemotaxis protein gives rise to the protein MGTRAVDIGQVMNVINDIADQTNLLALNAAIEAARAGDAGRGFAVVADEVRKLAEKTMTATKEVGSAIQSIQESSKAAGSEMQQALAAVQEVTESANASGLALRRIVELADKTSMQVQSIATAAEEQSATSEQINRAVEEITRIATDTMETMNLAATDVFGLSGRASDLKLIISRMQNGEDHACTEAHADGKAVPCWVHKNCGREKGGKKEKEMGVCPAWPDHGFSCASVTGTYCGGVVQETFAKKIANCAKCDFFKSTHYDRESIHAAFEKAPSGPGLKPRIPLR
- a CDS encoding YajQ family cyclic di-GMP-binding protein, which translates into the protein MPSFDVVNKVDLQELDNAVNNVKKEVETRFDFRGSQTEITLDKGSKRVSIVTADEMKIKAVGEMLQAHCIKRKLDPKVLEFKNMEPTSRGAVKREVHIREGISKEQAQKIVKDIKATKLKVQAAIQDEQVRVTGKKIDELQEVITLLRAGEYDVPLQFVNMKS
- a CDS encoding DEAD/DEAH box helicase — protein: MSFTHFSLHPSLLETVAEQGFIAPTPIQERAIPPAMEGRDVLGLAQTGTGKTAAFVLPMLDSLHEGPLNVVRGLVVAPTRELAGQIHDDIRLFARRTRLRSVPIFGGVGFHGQVLQMRAGAEILVACPGRLLDHVRQGTVDLSAVEILVLDEADMMFDMGFLDDVREILRLTRTRRQTLMFSATMPEPVQALVEDNMRHPVLVEVNTACPAETVSHALYPVAPHLKTPLLKTMLRTLGYDSMLVFTRTRHGARRLWQQLGKVGFNVACLQGNLSQRRRQAALEGFRRGKYAVLVATDIAARGLDISSVSHVINYDFPPTVDTYIHRIGRTGRACRTGKAITFVTPEDEPMVRTLERAMGESLPVCLVPGFDYSEDRRSMDARPAKVPRVPRPKRVARAFMPTQVEHETPDALRNQRPPRQPAPHAGNVRGILHPLPPQNAPDGGKSPGTGKAGSVVPGRTQKAAGSAGGRSKGTQKVQTGARPPRAGKGIVAPPAGRAEEACAEKRGTRMDPSVKILGEEPEGGKGRD